One genomic segment of Danio rerio strain Tuebingen ecotype United States chromosome 11, GRCz12tu, whole genome shotgun sequence includes these proteins:
- the tmem183a gene encoding transmembrane protein 183A (The RefSeq protein has 4 substitutions compared to this genomic sequence): MPKKGYRKRLKFRADDVCSESVTVADYANADPAIVKSGRVKKAVANAIEKEVKLLCGLEASQGPVQEVLSSADCVKNAAHESSNEQDSEEGDEIKGSCKKKNKRRKENSECINGEEYPIDIWLVLAAYIRPEDVCTFSLICKNAWTATCTAAFWTRLYKRHYNLDADLPDRLQPDSITRMHCLRARVIRSLFHLYEPFSSRVSKSPPLPESTPTTLLNSKCLLFWVNKVSGSRSEQMWEFNFKFVKLPTKGKNGCNFALQLPKQYKDVHTNPDSDCYLLRVTTLNFIFTSVVMGMTLTLFTINVSTDMRHHRVRLEFQDSPMIRGKKLRGEQGVQVVLDPVHSVLLMDWWHPQYPTSFQSHQLN, encoded by the exons ATGCCCAAGAAAGGGTACCGAAAACGGCTGAAATTTAGAGCCGATGATGTTTGCTCGGAGTCAG TAACTGTGGCTGACTATGCCAATGCCGATCCCGCCATCGTGAAGTCGGGAAGAGTTAAAAAGGCTGTTGCTAATGCAATTGAAAAAGAAG TGAAATTACTCTGTGGACTCGAGGCATCCCAGGGTCCTGTACAGGAAGTGCTCTCCTCTGCAGACTGTGTGAAAAATGCGGCTCATGAGAGTAGTGATGAACAGGACTCAGAGGAAGGGGACGAAATCAAAGGTTCccgtaaaaagaaaaacaaacgaCGCAAAG aAAACAGCGAGTGCATAAATGGAGAGGAGTATCCCATCGATATCTGGCTTGTGCTTGCTGCATACATTCGTCCAGAAGATGTTTGCACATTTTCTTTGATCTGCAAAAATGCATGGACTGCCACATGCACGGCTGCATTTTGGACACGTCTCTATAAAAG GCACTATAATCTTGACGCAGACCTTCCTGATCGCCTTCAGCCTGATTCTATCACAAGGATGCATTGTCTTCGTGCCCGTGTGATACGCTCTCTCTTTCACTTATATGAGCCCTTTAGCTCTCGAGTGTCCAAAAGCCCTCCTCTCCCCGAATCTACACCCAATACACTCCTCAATTCcaag tgCTTGTTGTTTTGGGTCAACAAAGTGTCTGGAAGTAGGTCAGAGCAGATGTGGGAATTCAACTTCAAGTTTGTGAAACTG ccaacCAAGGGCAAAAATGGATGTAATTTTGCTCTTCAGTTACCCAAGCAGTATAAGGATGTTCACACAAATCCAGACTCGGACTGTTATCTGCTGCGGGTCACTACCCTCAATTTCATTTTCACTTCTGTTGTGATGGGCATGACATTAACTTTG TTCACCATTAATGTGAGCACAGACATGAGGCATCACCGAGTTCGGTTGGAGTTCCAGGATTCACCAATGATACGGGGAAAGAAGCTCAGGGGTGAACAGGGGGTGCAGGTGGTGCTGGATCCCGTCCACAGCGTGCGTCTCATGGACTGGTGGCATCCTCAGTATCCCACATCTTTTCAATCACATCAATTAAACTGA